From the genome of Glycine max cultivar Williams 82 chromosome 2, Glycine_max_v4.0, whole genome shotgun sequence, one region includes:
- the LOC102664053 gene encoding protein HUA2-LIKE 2 isoform X3 codes for MAPSRRRGVSKAAAAAAACRQFQVGDLVLAKVKGFPAWPATVSEPEKWGYSSDRKKVHVHFFGTQQIAFCNPADVEAFTEEKKQSILGKRHGKGAEFGRAVKEIIEVFEKLKKETQLDETGSGGDVANADVSNPVNSSAKYQTDAPELAHTLPMNSSNSIINKHEVVCVAEDDSAAVFKDESHNKEAMLGEPADKIAAVKSPKPVTYSSRKRSMGDLCLQGCVTDRHTSVRRSRNSSRAQNCVLPCNDNGKSAGNPSTTAAQSACTCRNRSVRKSSDLFGCDDFESSAFVLNGSMEDNSSEIITTDSDTFSLNEGSTMDSNFKLELSEAIDCPEIELNKGLDLEIKSVVNKKKRKPNRKRAANDASKPTSGPEEEIGVQNASQSSQNICGNSKERCFEQDGDEHLPLVKRARVRMGKSSVEGELHSTLQSQEKNCKEDTNSAPQMITSSNCENNSPADGDSSLLNGALDNVSPKISVPCSNTQICNAKKDQTFSSVDVEAALPPSKRLHRALEAMSANAAEEGQAHLEASSSIMTSSGMRCISNGKRCPSMAINNQEGNCLEPQKLDTCNIDSSHIKVYGFSISSNPMIFTENKSPIQVGKQMTKIQKHETGKDVLPGATDQVGGELSDHMVCQTAKADLKIQSNGQISSNLDSKFCDVGSIQDSPNPSLPANGEDNIRTVNNSNTASDGSEHNGISLDPVIGEKENDASLPHNIDVPQNEGAVCEDTECLKPAVVDIGTANDMHEIVNDAKCKGPEEDMNSVSTSDDHLGENGILDIRSSPSLTDGGDCVPQGSPPTTSICNVSTSDSSNILHNGSCSPDVHLHQKQTVSGPVDGSKDGDVATQQSRCMGKSTEAGRAALLYFEAMLGTLTRTKESIGRATRIAIDCAKFGIADKVMEILAHCLEMESSVHRRVDLFFLVDSIAQFSRGLKGDVCGVYSSAIQASLPRLLSAAAPPGNTAQENRRQCLKVLRLWLERRILPESIIRRHIRELDLYSSSGGIYLRRSLRTERALDDPVREMEGMLVDEYGSNSTFQLPGFCMPRMLKDEDDGEGSDSDGGNFEAVTPEHTLEVYEMTSAIEKHRHILEDVDGELEMEDVAPSNAVEMNSICNVDTGNAKQCEKNLPLSFAPLHQDVRSSSPPPPSFLPPPPPPPRPPPPPPMSHHMPSTSDPYDTVVNSKDSERQPPSLCGSAHGCTKA; via the exons ATGGCGCCTAGCCGCAGAAGGGGCGTCAGTAAGGCGGCGGCGGCCGCCGCAGCTTGCCGCCAGTTTCAAGTCGGCGAtcttgtacttgccaaagttAAGGGGTTCCCTGCATGGCCTGCCACG GTAAGTGAGCCGGAGAAGTGGGGTTACTCTTCTGATCGGAAGAAAGTGCATGTTCACTTCTTTGGAACCCAACAAAT AGCTTTCTGCAATCCTGCTGATGTGGAAGCATTTACTGAGGAGAAAAAACAGTCTATTCTTGGAAAACGTCATGGAAAGGGTGCTGAATTTGGTCGTGCTGTTAAGGAGATAATTGAAgtttttgagaaattaaaaaaagagactCAGCTTGATGAAACTGGCTCTGGTGGTGATGTTGCTAATGCAGATGTTTCAAATCCTGTTAACTCATCTGCCAAGTATCAGACAGATGCTCCTGAGTTGGCACATACATTACCAATGAATTCTTCAAATTCTATTATCAACAAACATGAGGTGGTATGTGTAGCTGAGGATGACTCAGCCGCTGTATTTAAAGATGAATCTCATAATAAGGAGGCAATGTTGGGGGAGCCTGCTGATAAGATTGCTGCCGTAAAATCTCCCAAGCCAGTTACTTACTCTTCTCGAAAAAGATCTATGGGTGACTTGTGTCTGCAGGGCTGTGTAACAGATAGACATACCTCAGTACGAAGGTCTAGAAATTCATCACGTGCCCAAAACTGTGTGTTGCCTTGCAATGACAATGGAAAGAGTGCTGGTAACCCATCAACTACTGCAGCTCAGAGTGCATGTACATGTAGGAATAGAAGTGTCAGGAAATCATCTGATCTTTTTGGCTGTGATGATTTTGAGTCATCTGcttttgtcttgaatggtagCATGGAGGACAACAGTTCCGAAATTATCACAACTGATTCTGATACATTTAGCTTGAATGAGGGTAGTACAatggattcaaattttaaacttgAACTATCTGAAGCTATTGATTGTCCAGAAATTGAGTTGAACAAAGGGCTTGATCTTGAAATAAAATCTGTagtcaataagaaaaaaagaaaacccaATAGGAAGAGGGCAGCTAATGATGCTTCTAAGCCAACCAGTGGGCCAGAGGAGGAGATTGGTGTGCAGAATGCCAGTCAAAGTTCACAGAATATTTGTGGAAATTCCAAAGAAAGATGCTTTGAACAAGATGGAGATGAACACTTGCCCCTTGTGAAACGAGCAAGAGTCAGAATGGGTAAATCATCCGTTGAGGGAGAACTACATAGCACTCTCCAAtctcaagaaaaaaattgtaaggaAGATACTAACTCAGCGCCGCAGATGATCACATCCTCAAATTGTGAGAATAATAGCCCCGCCGATGGAGACTCATCTTTGCTGAATGGAGCTTTGGATAATGTTTCTCCAAAAATTTCAGTTCCATGTTCTAACACTCAGATTTGTAATGCTAAGAAAGATCAAACCTTCAGCTCTGTGGATGTTGAAGCTGCTTTACCTCCATCTAAACGCCTCCATCGTGCTTTAGAAGCCATGTCAGCCAATGCTGCTGAAGAAGGTCAAGCTCATTTGGAAGCATCCTCCTCCATAATGACATCAAGTGGTATGCGCTGTATATCTAATGGCAAGAGATGTCCGAGTATGGCCATTAATAATCAAGAAGGTAATTGTTTAGAGCCACAAAAGTTGGATACTTGCAACATTGATTCTTCTCATATCAAAGTGTATGGTTTCTCAATCAGTTCAAATCCAATGATTTTTACAGAGAATAAATCACCTATCCAAGTGGGTAAGCAAATGACCAAGATACAAAAACATGAAACTGGCAAGGATGTTCTCCCAGGTGCTACAGATCAAGTTGGTGGAGAGCTTAGTGATCATATGGTTTGTCAGACAGCTAAAGCAGATTTAAAAATTCAGTCAAATGGACAAATTTCTTCTAATCttgattcaaaattttgtgATGTTGGAAGCATTCAAGATTCACCCAATCCATCATTACCGGCAAATGGTGAAGACAACATTAGAACTGTGAATAATTCAAATACAGCATCTGATGGATCAGAACATAATGGAATAAGCCTTGACCCTGTAATTGGTGAGAAGGAAAATGATGCTTCCTTACCTCATAATATTGATGTGCCTCAGAATGAGGGTGCTGTATGTGAAGATACAGAATGCTTGAAGCCAGCAGTTGTTGATATTGGCACAGCAAATGATAT GCATGAGATTGTGAATGATGCAAAATGTAAAGGTCCAGAGGAGGATATGAATTCTGTCTCAACATCTGATGACCATTTGGGTGAGAATGGAATTTTGGACATTCGGTCAAGTCCATCCTTAACAGATGGGGGAGATTGTGTTCCGCAAGGTTCGCCTCCTACTACATCTATTTGCAATGTTTCGACATCCGACAGTAGTAATATCCTTCACAATGGAAGTTGTAGCCCTGATGTACATTTACACCAGAAACAAACTGTATCTGGTCCTGTCGATGGTAGTAAAGATGGGGATGTGGCAACTCAACAATCAAGATGTATGGGTAAGTCAACTGAAGCAGGACGTGCTGCTTTGTTGTACTTTGAAGCGATGCTTGGGACATTGACAAGGACAAAGGAAAGTATTGGTCGAGCAACACGCATAGCTATTGACTGTGCAAAGTTTGGTATTGCAGATAag GTCATGGAAATTCTTGCCCATTGTCTGGAAATGGAGTCTAGCGTGCATCGGAGGGTggatttgttttttcttgttgACTCTATTGCACAGTTTTCTCGTGGTTTAAAAG GTGATGTATGTGGAGTATATTCATCTGCTATCCAAGCATCCCTTCCACGACTATTATCTGCTGCTGCTCCTCCTGGAAATACTGCCCAAGAAAACCGGAGGCAGTGTCTCAAG gttttaagGCTGTGGTTGGAGAGAAGAATCCTACCAGAATCCATTATTCGCCGTCATATCCGGGAACTGGATTTATATAGCAGTTCAGGTGGTATCTACTTGCGGCGATCTTTGAGAACAGAGAGGGCTTTGGATGACCCTGTTAGAGAAATGGAGGGCATGCTTGTTGATGAATATGGAAG CAACTCAACTTTTCAGCTGCCTGGGTTCTGCATGCCCCGAATGCTTAAAGATGAAGATGATGGAGAAGGGAGTGATTCTGATGGCGGGAACTTTGAGGCTGTCACACCGGAGCATACACTTGAAGTATATGAAATGACTTCTGCAATTGAAAAACACAGACATATTTTGGAAGATGTTGATGGTGAACTTGAAATGGAAGATGTGGCTCCCTCGAATGCAGTAGAAATGAATTCAATTTGTAATGTCGATACAGGAAATGCCAAGCAGTGTGAGAAGAATCTGCCTCTGTCCTTTGCTCCTCTACATCAGGATGTGCGATCTTCTTCCCCACCCCCACCATCATTCCTTCCTCCACCCCCACCACCTCCTCGTCCTCCACCCCCACCTCCTATGTCACACCACATGCCGTCCACCTCTGATCCATATGACACCGTAGTTAATTCAAAAG ACTCTGAAAGACAACCCCCTTCACTCTGTGGCTCAGCCCATGGCTGCACCAAGGCATAG